The DNA region ACGCCGTCGGGCTTCGTCGAGGCGGCGGGCCCGCGGGTTTATCTGCGCGTGGACGGTGCGATCACGGACGTGGAGTCGGTACGCGCGATCCCGCTTCCGGTGCCTGGCGCGACGTTGACCGTCGGCGACGTGGCGGAGGTTCGCAAAGGCTACGAAGATCCGCCCAGCAATCTTATCCGCGAAGGCGGCGCGCCCGCGCTGGTTCTTGGTGTGGTCATGCACAAACGCTACAACGGCCTCACCCTGGGCAAGGACCTCGCGGCTGAAGTGGAGCGGCTCCAGGCCGAGATGCCGGTAGGCATTTCGCTTGAGAAGATTTCCGACCAATCCGTGGTCATCAACGCGGCCATCAGCGAATTCATGGTGAAGTTTTTCACCGCGCTGGGGGTGGTGATTTTGGTGAGCCTGCTGGCCCTCGGATTTCGCGTGGGCATCGTCGTGGCGGCGGCCGTGCCGCTTACGCTCGGCGCGGTTTTCCTCATCATGCTCGTGACCGGGCGGGACTTTGACCGCATCACGTTGGGCGCGCTGATTCTGTCGCTCGGTCTGCTGGTCGATGACGCGATCATCGCGATCGAGACGATGGTCGTGAAAATGGAGGAAGGCTGGGACCGCATAAAAGCGGCGGGCTACGCGTGGACGTCCACGGCGGCGCCGATGCTGACCGGAACGCTCGTGACGGTGGTCGGGTTTCTACCGGTCGGCTTCGCGCGCTCAACCGCCGGCGAATACGCGGGAAACATTTTCTGGATCGTCGCCTTTTCGCTGCTCGTTTCGTGGTTCGTGGCGGTGATTTTCACGCCGTACATGGGAGTGAAACTGCTGCCGGACATTCCGGTGAAAGCGGACGATCACCACTCGATCTACGGAACGAAAAACTACGAGCGATTCCGTCGGCTCATCCGGGCCTGCGTCGATCACAAGTGGCTGGCGATGGGCGTTACCGTGGCGCTCTTCGTTGCGTCGGTGTTGGGGATGTCGCTTGTGAAGAAACAATTTTTCCCCAACTCAGACCGCACCGAGCTGACGTTGGAAATTAACCTGCCGGCGGGGTCGGCTTTCGCGACGACGGAGCAAACGGTTCATCGCATCGAGCAAGCACTGGCCGAATTCCCGGAGGCTCAGCATGTCACCAGCTATGTGGGCCAAGGCGCTCCGCGGTTTTTCATGTCGCTGAATTCGGAGCTGCCGAATCCTTCCTTTGCTCAGATGGTCATCCAGACGGAGAATCCCCGGCAGCGGGACATCTTGAAAACCAAGATCCGCGAGCTGGTGGCCGAGGGAAAATTCTCGGAGGCGCGCGTGCGTGTGACGCAGTTCGTATTCGGACCGCCAGTGCCTTATCCCGTGCTCTTCCGTGTGACGGGCGGCGATCTGAATGAGCTGCGGAGGATCGCGGAGGAAGTCCGGCAGGTCATGGCGCAGAATCCGCGGCTTCGCGATGTGCATCTGGATTGGGGCGAGAAAACGCCGGTGCTGCATCTGGCCTTCGACGAAGAGCGGCTGCACTTGCTCGGCCTGAATCCGCAGGATGTCGCGCTGCAGCTTCAGTCGGTGCTTCAAGGCGTGACCGTTTCCCAAGTGAGAAGCGGAGATCGCATCGTGAATGTCCAAGTGCGGAGCCCGAAGCTTGAGCGCGATGGACTGGGGGAGATTGGCGACGTCATCGTTCGAAACGAGCAAGGCCGGTCCCTGCCGCTTCGGCAGATCGCCCGACTGGAAACACGCATGGAGGATGCCGTGCTGAAACGCTACAACCGCGAGCCCTACATCGCGGTGCAAGGCGACGTGATCGATGGCGTGCAACCTCCTGACGTGACGGCGGAGGTGTTGCCCCAGCTCGCGGCGATCAAGGCGCGACTGCCCGACGGCCACCGGATCGACACGGGCGGCTCGGTCGAGGAAAGCGCGAAAGCAAACGACGCTCTCGTGCTGCTGTTTCCCGTGATGATCATCTCGACGCTGGCGTTGATCATGTTTCAGGTGCGTTCGTTCTCCGCCACATTCATGGTTTTCGCCACAGGGCCGCTGGGGTTGGTCGGTGCAGTTCCGACGTTGATCCTTTTCGGTCAGCCGTTCGGCTTCAACGCGATCCTCGGGCTGATCGGCCTGTCGGGAATTTTGATTCGAAATACTCTGATCCTCGTCGATCAGATCCAGCACGATAAGGCGGCGGGGATGTCGGATTACGAAGCCATCGTGGAATCCACGGTGCGTCGCGCGCGTCCGGTCGTGTTGACGGCGGTGGCGGCGATGCTGGCGTTCATTCCGCTGACGCATTCGTCGTTCTGGGGATCGCTCGCCTATGTGCTGATCGGCGGCGTCGGCGCGGGGACGGTGCTCACGCTGCTGTTCCTGCCTGCGCTCTATGCGATCTGGTTCAAGGTGAAGCAGCCCAGACGAAGCAACCATCACGCGGTCAGTGCGGTCTGACTGCGGTGTCGGAGCTGATGCACCTCGATCAAGACGGATTTTTGAGGAAGGCGCGCCAGCCGCCCAAGCTGGTGATGTCGCGGGCGGCGGTGAGGGCGGCGGCTTCGCAGAGGAAGCTTTGGACGGACTCGCCGTCGGCGAGGGTGATGGTGCCGATGCCGAGCGGTGCCGGGATGGCGGATACGAAGTGGCCGTAGGCGGAGACGGGGAGTTCCCAGACTTCGACCTCGATGGCGGCGCCGCCGTCGGTGACGCGGATAAGGCCGGGTTTGGGCGGAGTCGTGCCGGGGAGGGCGAAGAGTTTGTAGGCGGGCGCGGTGGTCGTGGCGCGGACGAGGCGGGCGCCGAGGCGGGCTAGCTGGCCGTTGAGCGGGAGTCCGCTGAGGTGGGCGCCGCAGACGGCGAGTTTTACGGACGGGCCAGAGGGAGCGACGGAGCGGATGGGCGGTTGTTCGCCGAGGAATTTAGCGCCGAGGCGGAGGAGGCGGTCGTCGTGGAAGGCGGGAGCGACCAGTGTGACGCCCCACGGCAGGCCGCTCGGGAGGAAACCGGCGGGGACGGCGACGGCGCAGAGGTCGAACAGGTTCATGTAGTTCGTGTAGTAGCCGAGGTTGCTGTTGAGCTGGATCGGGTCGGCTTCGACTTCGGCGACCTTGTAGATGGTGCCGGCGGTGGGTGTGAGGAGGACGTCGATGTTGGCCCAGACGGATTCGGCGCGGCGGCGGAGGGCGGCGAGTTTGTAGATGGATTCGAAGGCGCTGACGGCGGTCTGGGTGCGGGCGCCCTCGATGATCTTGCGCGTGACGGGGTGGAGGGCGTCGGGGGATTTTTCGATGAAGTCGCGGATGGCGGCGAAGCGCTCGGCGACCCACGGGCCTTCGTAGAGGAGCCGGGCGGCGTCGATGAAGGGCGTGTAGTCGATCTCGACGATGGTCGCGCCGAGGTGACGCCAGCGTTCGATGACGTTGGCGAAGAGTTTCTCGGCGTCGGTGTTGCCAAAGAATTTGAGCTGATCGGCGCGAGGGACGCCGATGCGGGGCGGCCAGGTTTCGTCGGAGACGGGCGGGGTGGCGGGGCGGCTGTAGGGATCTTCGGGGTCGAAGGCGG from Nibricoccus aquaticus includes:
- a CDS encoding efflux RND transporter permease subunit, yielding MSRFNLSALAVKERAITLFLLIAIAGAGLLAFTRLGRAEDPTFVVKIMTVTAVWPGATAGEMQNQVADRLEKRLQELEHYDRAETTSRPGLMTMKVFLKDNTPPADVPDEFYQVRKKLSDEARFLPRGVLGPIFDDEYSDVYFSLYALKSADLPHRELVQEAERLRQRFTRVPGVQKVKLLGEQDQKIFVEISYQRLATLGVSAQALFSAIARHNDVTPSGFVEAAGPRVYLRVDGAITDVESVRAIPLPVPGATLTVGDVAEVRKGYEDPPSNLIREGGAPALVLGVVMHKRYNGLTLGKDLAAEVERLQAEMPVGISLEKISDQSVVINAAISEFMVKFFTALGVVILVSLLALGFRVGIVVAAAVPLTLGAVFLIMLVTGRDFDRITLGALILSLGLLVDDAIIAIETMVVKMEEGWDRIKAAGYAWTSTAAPMLTGTLVTVVGFLPVGFARSTAGEYAGNIFWIVAFSLLVSWFVAVIFTPYMGVKLLPDIPVKADDHHSIYGTKNYERFRRLIRACVDHKWLAMGVTVALFVASVLGMSLVKKQFFPNSDRTELTLEINLPAGSAFATTEQTVHRIEQALAEFPEAQHVTSYVGQGAPRFFMSLNSELPNPSFAQMVIQTENPRQRDILKTKIRELVAEGKFSEARVRVTQFVFGPPVPYPVLFRVTGGDLNELRRIAEEVRQVMAQNPRLRDVHLDWGEKTPVLHLAFDEERLHLLGLNPQDVALQLQSVLQGVTVSQVRSGDRIVNVQVRSPKLERDGLGEIGDVIVRNEQGRSLPLRQIARLETRMEDAVLKRYNREPYIAVQGDVIDGVQPPDVTAEVLPQLAAIKARLPDGHRIDTGGSVEESAKANDALVLLFPVMIISTLALIMFQVRSFSATFMVFATGPLGLVGAVPTLILFGQPFGFNAILGLIGLSGILIRNTLILVDQIQHDKAAGMSDYEAIVESTVRRARPVVLTAVAAMLAFIPLTHSSFWGSLAYVLIGGVGAGTVLTLLFLPALYAIWFKVKQPRRSNHHAVSAV
- the atzF gene encoding allophanate hydrolase, whose protein sequence is MKPSPTHNVALDLASLRTALAQGLTPTALIEEIWHREQAWADPALWIHRLPKSAWQQSAAALEASGPSAQRPLFAAPFAIKDNIDLAGVPTTSACPAYAYTPAASSPVVDRLIAAGAIPLGKTNLDQFATGLVGVRSPYGTPRNAFNAAYLPGGSSSGSATAVAAGLCSFSLGTDTAGSGRIPASFNNLVGLKPTRGLLSTRGLVPACRTLDCISIFTRTIADAAEVLSVAAAFDPEDPYSRPATPPVSDETWPPRIGVPRADQLKFFGNTDAEKLFANVIERWRHLGATIVEIDYTPFIDAARLLYEGPWVAERFAAIRDFIEKSPDALHPVTRKIIEGARTQTAVSAFESIYKLAALRRRAESVWANIDVLLTPTAGTIYKVAEVEADPIQLNSNLGYYTNYMNLFDLCAVAVPAGFLPSGLPWGVTLVAPAFHDDRLLRLGAKFLGEQPPIRSVAPSGPSVKLAVCGAHLSGLPLNGQLARLGARLVRATTTAPAYKLFALPGTTPPKPGLIRVTDGGAAIEVEVWELPVSAYGHFVSAIPAPLGIGTITLADGESVQSFLCEAAALTAARDITSLGGWRAFLKNPS